One genomic segment of Hordeum vulgare subsp. vulgare chromosome 2H, MorexV3_pseudomolecules_assembly, whole genome shotgun sequence includes these proteins:
- the LOC123426909 gene encoding protease Do-like 8, chloroplastic produces the protein MHCLACAAPATAAAARAPGRHFGRRRVVVDCAASADRNVQETPSRLREACELSEISTKTLLFASKRKILAFSAFCLCLHSSRYLSALALGDPSVKIEDVTPKIFPSGPLFPTEKRIAELFETNTYSVVNIFDATLRPQLNVTGVVEIPEGNGSGVVWDESGHIVTNYHVVGNALSKNPKLGEVVARVNILAAEGIQKNFEGILIGADRAKDLAVLKVDAPSDILKPIIVGQSSALKVGQQCLAIGNPFGFDHTLTVGVISGLNRDIFSQAGVTIGGGIQTDAAINPGNSGGPLLDSKGHMIGINTAIFTQTGTSAGVGFAIQSSTILKIVPQLIQSGKVRRAGLNVEFAPDPIAYQLNVRDGALILKVPPGSAVAKAGLVPTGRGFAGNIILGDVIVAVDGKPIKGKSDLLRVLDDYGVGDTVTLTIRRGAETIPVALSLEDSSV, from the exons ATGCACTGCCTCGCCTGCGCCGCGCCCGCTACAGCGGCCGCCGCTCGTGCTCCCGGAAGGCACTTCGGCCGCCGGAGGGTGGTCGTCGACTGCGCCGCCTCCGCAGACCGCAACGTCCAAGAAACGCCTTCGAG GTTAAGGGAAGCATGTGAACTTTCTGAAATCTCAACCAAAACACTGCTGTTTGCGTCAAAGAGGAAGATTCTTGCATTTTCGGCCTTTTGCCTTTGCTTACATTCTTCAAGGTACTTATCAG CACTTGCGTTGGGTGATCCATCTGTCAAAATTGAGGATGTAACTCCAAAGATATTTCCATCTGGTCCATTGTTCCCAACTGAG AAACGGATCGCAGAGCTTTTCGAAACAAATACTTACTCGGTGGTCAACATTTTTGATGCGACACTGCGCCCCCAGCTCAATGTAACAGGTGTTGTTGAG ATCCCGGAAGGAAATGGTTCTGGAGTTGTTTGGGATGAGTCTGGACATATCGTTACAAATTATCATG TGGTTGGCAATGCTCTTTCGAAAAATCCAAAGCTTGGTGAAGTTGTTGCACGTGTCAACATTCTTGCTGCCGAAGG GATACAGAAAAATTTCGAAGGAATATTGATTGGCGCAGACCGTGCTAAAGATCTTGCTGTCCTTAAG GTGGATGCCCCTTCAGATATCTTGAAGCCGATTATTGTGGGACAGTCCTCAGCTCTAAAAGTTGGTCAGCAATGCTTAGCAATTGGAAATCCTTTTGGTTTTGACCATACTCTGACTGTTGGTGTTATCAGTGGTTTAAATCGAGATATATTTAGTCAAGCTGGAGTGACAATTGGTGGCGGGATTCAAACAGATGCAGCTATTAACCCTGGGAACAG TGGCGGTCCTTTGCTAGATTCGAAAGGGCACATGATTGGTATTAACACAGCAATTTTTACACAGACAG GAACGTCCGCGGGTGTTGGTTTCGCTATCCAATCGTCAACTATACTCAAAATAGTTCCTCAGTTAATTCAGTCTGGAAAG GTTCGCCGTGCTGGCCTGAATGTGGAATTCGCACCAGATCCGATTGCGTATCAGCTTAACGTCCGTGACGGCGCTCTTATACTGAAG GTTCCCCCGGGCAGCGCCGTAGCTAAAGCAGGCCTGGTTCCTACGGGCAGGGGTTTCGCCGGCAATATTATCCTGGGTGACGTCATTGTTGCGGTGGACGGCAAACCT ATCAAGGGGAAATCCGACCTCCTGAGGGTTCTAGACGACTACGGCGTCGGCGACACGGTGACCCTGACGATCAGAAGAGGTGCCGAGACCATCCCGGTAGCCTTGTCGCTGGAAGACTCGAGCGTTTGA
- the LOC123426910 gene encoding uncharacterized protein LOC123426910: protein MVRVPSLALAILVLVALSAATSRPGVLAARSPGVLLAPTGSRGAEQPRRLVEAGGNGAPAASLDASGKPAAAAAGSSPPPTVFDADRMSKRRVRRGSDPIHNKC from the coding sequence ATGGTGAGAGTCCCCAGCCTTGCTCTGGCGATCCTTGTCCTCGTCGCCCTCTCGGCCGCCACCAGCCGTCCGGGGGTCCTCGCGGCCAGAAGCCCGGGCGTCCTTCTCGCCCCAACGGGCAGCCGCGGTGCCGAGCAACCGCGGAGACTCGTCGAGGCTGGCGGCAATGGCGCCCCCGCCGCTAGCCTGGATGCCTCCGGGAagcccgcggcggcggcggccggctcTTCTCCGCCTCCGACGGTGTTCGACGCGGACCGGATGAGCAAGCGGCGAGTCCGGAGAGGCTCCGATCCCATACACAACAAATGCTGA